Genomic DNA from Porites lutea chromosome 4, jaPorLute2.1, whole genome shotgun sequence:
CACTGGGCCACCTCGCCTCCGGTTCCTCTTGCAGGCTAATGTATACAGGTAAGTATAGAtgatttatgaaaagacaaaaggcaaattccctggagaacatcacgtggtgTGAATTgaagaaacgaaacaaaacgtacaaactaaaaaggtctattgctgTCAAGATTGAAAGAGCGTGCAATCACACAAATTGTAATGATCAAGTCTGAAATTTTGCTCCATTACTGGAACCAAAAGACTCATTTTTCGTATATATTTATACTATCGAAACACTCCTATTAAGATACAAAGCTAATGAACATTTTGCCACTTACATAGCCTGGGATGTATACACTGATCAGTCGGCCTCAGGTTAAACCTTTAAagtttaattaataattattattcttattaaaGTTTTGACCTTGATTGTGGTAAGTATCACCTTAGCTGCACATCATCTAatgaacattattttaaaaaataatcgaGAGTGATGTCAGTTTTGGCAACTGTGGCTCAGACTTGACGTCCATGGGCCAATTCAACAAAACTTTTACAGGTGTAATTTGCAAGTGTGCCCCTTGTTTTAGTgtctaaaaacaaaagctaCACTTGTTAATTACACTTGCATCAGTTTTATTAAACTGACTCCACGTTGCCGACTTCATCTCTGTCCAGGGACTGTTGAAAACCACGCCACGAAACTAAAAATCCTTCATTAATAATGAcgagaccaggttttatgagccccCGAGTCTGAGCACCCCTTGAcaaaaacccttgttttcactaaaaccgctggacgccaCAATCTGGTTGAAGTCAATGTTATCTCAGATCTTTCCGCGAAGCTAGTCGTATTCTGAAGCCAAAGAAGAAAGTAAGATGCTGTAGTTAGACACAGCCAGCGAAGGCAGCCATGGACGCGTTACGGACTTTTCGGTTTTTCCTAATTTCCCTCTGACAGTAGCGTGCCCCGAAAACATGACGGAAACGAGTGCAGGCGTCCAGAGTCTTTCCTTTCTATGTTCTGTTCCCCCATCCTTGTCATCTTTTACAGCCTAATTAGTTCACTTTTTTTTAGCACATCGCAAATAATCTAAGTTTTTCactctcctccccccccccccccccccaaccccccaacTTTCGGGTCCTCGCATTTCCATCAAAGTAAGAACCGGTAGAGGACAACTCTGATAACAGCCCCAAGGACACTGAACAAAGACACGCACACTGCGACTGGTTTAGAGTACCACGAGTGCGTTTGTTCATGCGAATAGTAGACCCATATCATAAGGACATTTTCTATCACAAATAGAACATTAGACACCAACTGAATTATTTTCAAGGTTTTGCCTTTTTCGTCGACTGTTACCCCAGCGGAGCCGTCGTCTCTTATCCAGTAGAAACAAAGTGCGGTCGGGAGAGCGTAGCAGTTCTTGGCACAGCCTCCGAACCTGCCTGTCATACAGTCAGCAATACATCTGGTTACAGCCATAAAAATCGAGTGCATTATGATCATGGCGATAATCCACCACGTGAACCTTACAGTGAAGAATGTGATGGCCAGTAATCGGCAGGCGAGGTGAAATAGCTGTGACACATAGAGGGCAGCTTTAAATTTGACAGATGAAATTGTATCTACAAGGTCGGTCTTTTGTGACTCCAGTTCACCTAAGCAAGTCAAGAGTCGCCATTCATCAGCAACAAGCGATGTCCAAGCTAAACTCAAGACGGAGACACACAGTGAAATAATCTGAATAATTGCAACCTGTTCTTGTTGGACGATTATAGCGTACAGTTGGATTATGAACTGAGGAGCAGATTCGAGGATAGCCTCAAACATTCCCGTCCATGTCGCGTAGTACAtcagatctctgattttgttgtaACAGCCGGCATCCAAATCCTCTCTAAGCCAAAGCTTCTTGAAATTCTTTGAGCATAAAATAAATGCTCGAAGTCTCGTGAAAGCGACCGAGAATGGATTGCAACCACAAATTAGAAGTTCAACGAGGCCAGGACGTTTGTAATCCGTCTTCATTAACTGTCGACAGTATAGAACCGAAAAAAACAAGCTTGGTAAAATAACGAAGAACAGCCCCACACCAAACCATGTCTTATGATTATTGCGGTGAAACTCCATCAGGGTAAGTACGTCTGTAATCGGGTCAACAACAGATAAGATAGTTCCCACGAGGAGAACAAAAGTGTGATACCATTTGACTTGAATTAGTGTACGCGTTATTGTATCCGCGTCTTTGCCCATGGTCGGCGTAGACGGAGTGTATTTTTTCAGCCCAAGATGTATGAGAAGAGCAGAGCCTTGTGATTTTTGCTTTGTGATCTTCACACACAGTGAACTAAAAAATGTAGGTGTGTAGGGTTAATATTTGACAAGAATGGTGAAATGTCACGCCAGATTGTGGGTGTGGGTGGACAGTGTATGATTTTGTCAgcatttatataaaaaattcgCTCAAATTGCAGAGCAGTGAAGGAAAAGTCATTCGGGGCGAAGCCATGTTTCAAACAAAACATCCTTTATGCGGTAAAGACAGCTTTTTAACGcaaaattatatatttatgaTACACGCAACGAAACAACTTAGCATTTAAATTCAACGTCCTTAAATACGTAATATTGTAATATTGGCCACAAGTATTAAAagtaaatttgcaagtttagtGGTACAGTCGAACTAcgcaaaatgcaaagactgagtggtcgcttagttacgggaggtggtcgtttacaagaatcgaCTGAACCACAGGAGGCCTcctccgagaagaggtccaacCCCCCCTCCCGCGTGGGGGGttctgccatatatgggctatagaTATGTGTCGCTGTGAaagtatggttttcaagtaGTTTACTCTAGgacagggtatataaatcagagagtttgggtctagaataggttatcattttccaggaaactgatcaactggttgaagattttagtctagactagggaaactgggaattgtagcctgcgtagctggcgggattcttGTGCCCGGGGAACTTTTTTGGAGGCGGAGCCGACATGTAAAGCGAGCGGCGACGCCGCGAGGGAAAATCCCAAATCTTCCAATTTACTTGTATACCCCACGCACTTGCACTCCCacgctaatcccgccagctacgcaggctacggttattgccactcaaaaatataaaaaaaacattgaatcggttttgttttggctgtgCTAGTTACCTCAGTAGGTTCTgaaaaacagctactctaggattgTGGTGGGGTTGGGGGGATTTgaggagtttagtctagtatagggtagcaaaattcagctgaactagctctggtataggttgagggttccagggtcccagcggcacatccccacccaaaattcctaaagtaccccctcGCGTGTCCAGACACTTGAAGgaaaatttattgcatgcaatgtctAAGTTAGAACATGTGTATTTCCATGTTGTCACcaaagttcttcgtatattcgaagtagcatagtgcacacagcgagcatagagatcagagaatgcgtcaagtggtcgcttacaagagattaaaaacaatggaaaatcattaacctTCAAGCCCAAGAAGTGGTCGCGCTCGCTTACAGGCGAAAACCCTAAAAAAGATACTTTAGGGCGTGACTTGGGCTTTAATTGACCCCTAAAAGGGAGGAAAGCATAGTTTTACTTAACTTGCAGACGACGAAATACGAACTACAGTGATTTTATTGTTGCATCTAAGATCAGAAAGcgtttattgcttttttttaaaatttagttaTTTCTTTTCACAGAGCCCCAAGTGATACCTTTCTCTTAGTTAGGCTGTGACCACTTGTTTTCGTGTAGGCTattaaaagtacaaaaaacattttgttagAGGTAAGGTTTATTCGCATTTATAGCCACCCAGAACGAAGGGGTTttgagaaaaacaaagcattttcaAGTTCACTAACTTTGACTTGTATGTCCACTGGTTTCATCCCTATGCGATCTGCCAAAATGTTGAGAAGTGTTTCGTAAGAGCTATGAAAGGTagtttgattatttttattcagTAAGTAGCAAATGTACTTAGAATCGTGTTCATCCTCCAGCAGTGTGACTTGGCTGACTCCACGGGAGCGCAATCTCGCAAAACAATGTTCTTTGCTGCCTGCAGCCTCGTGCGAGCACGTGTCACCATTCCCGTGCGTGCACGTGCAAGGAAAACTTGTCACTTGGGGAGTGGTCAAATTACTAAACTCTTGCTCCTTTTCTCGGCTCATGAGACTTTTGAAAAGTTGCGCGTATCTGTCTTGGCTCTCCTCGTTTGTTGTTCTGTTCACGCGAAAGTTTTTCTGTTGAGTTCCAGTGTAAACCTTATCAGTGGGTTCCCAGGAGCCAAATATATCTGATCTACAAAAGGAAGCGTAAGCTGTGGGATTACGCACGAGTTTAAACTGTTCGTCTGTCCACGGGATTCCATTTTCCATCTTTTTGGCCTCGCAGGACTTCCAGCTTTTCAGCCAGTCAGTAAATAGAGGAACGGTTTCACAATATTCGTTTTCAGAGCTTGACAATACTGGTTCTGCACTTGCTTCTTGTTTCCTGCAAGTTAAGAGCCGTCTAGTCATTAACAGATCAAAACTTAGAAGTGGTTTCAAGTAGCAAGTAGCAagtggcaagtgaaaaatatactgttgaaatattttgattgacaggtagaatgtgacgttttcgtagtttccatgggaacatgaacgattgaatacaaccttaaaatttcactttcgcACAGTTTACGTAAAATTCTTTCATTAGATTTTCCTTTAAAGTTGTACATGGCtcactataattaatcattaccatctgaaacttatttgaccaaattttaactcacgggtttttagataatcaataatatgaTTGTGCTCCAATGactaaatgtgtcacaaaattcgtctgttcaactttcactttaaagttctcattatttaaaatacgataaaagaaAAATCCTGCCAAATAgtacaaaattttaatgactagattttgagaaattgtcttctgtgtaaatgtacatgtaccattgctttttttgccgccacgtttgtttgtctaatttaaaacacgcgccgtcacgcgagttacTGCCGACTtgccgcaaaactgtgttcagccaccttaaatggCCTCGGCTTTCTTTCAGGTGGCACCGGCGTTCGTTTGAACTTGAAGGGAATAATCAGGCCATTTACCACGAGGTAGACCTTGTTTACACGGGTCCTGTGCGACCTGTTTACAGGGAACTGAGCAAGTTCTTTTACAAAAACTTGCACACTTTTTAAAGAAGGTAAATTCTGGCAGTTTGTATGGTCTGGCAGTTTGTACCATAAATTTGGCCCATCATTTTTTTCGTACATTATGGGATTATGCGAAGGACATAGAAGTAGCACTACGATCAGAAGAAAAGTTTTTAGTCCAGATAAAAGGTTTCAAGTATAAGCAGAAGCACAGCGAGAAAACGAAGTGCAGTTAACAGACCACTAAACTAGCTTCATGTACCGATTAAGAATTACTTTTGTACGACAACAAATATTGATGAGAACACAGCAGATAGctataagggggggggggggggggggaggcttgTTATACATTTGATAATTTTTGTGAGTGCAATGGAAACTAACATGAACATAGAACATCTTGGGAACTTCACTGTGGAAATACACACCAGCAATCTACACCCCTGTTTTTCTCCCTAATAAAAAAGTAGTACATTAAAATTGACGTTACCTTTCAGTTTTGTCATCAATTCCATAGCAGAGTTTCATGGCAAGTACAATAAATGCCATAGCACCAGCTTCAAAGTTGGGAATACAGGATTGACGACCCGTGTGGGTAGCGGGATAGATCGTTCCCTTTATTTTGACTTTCTCCATCAGGCTTCGCACAATGCCATGCAAGAAACCTGTAAAATATGCGAATGGCATGGTTTCAGAGCAGCAATGAAGGATACTTCAATAGCTTTAAAATAAGGGGGTGGGGAACACTATacaaaagaaaactattaatatagacctttagattctgaaGATGAGGACAACTACGAGAACTGGATACTAGGGAGTTTAAGTAACGatgacagcgacggcaacgagaacggcaaaaaagcaatcggtttaataagcaaaacaacatctCTGCAGATGCAGTTGTGCAGTAAATTAGTGATGTAAAAAACCTGTGAGGGCTGGGAAGAGAGAGGGCAGTGATCGCGCGCGTATTATTTTCacttggcttgttttattttcacgaCACCCCTACTATctcagagcctggaacagggTAATTCTCCTCTAAATCAAAAGTAAATACAAGGAAATTTAGAAGGAGAATCTAGATGATCAAAAGTCACTTAGgacaaagaaaagaagcttATTATCCTCCCATGAAAAAGAGATAAGCTCACCTGGCAGATGAAGGTCTGTAATATATCGTGCAGTATAGGTGAACCACTTCTGTTCTGGAAATTGAGGAAGCTGTAATAATTTTGCAATTTGTGCCGCTATCTGGagaatgttttttaaaagagggattctaaaaaaagaagaaaagaagaagaagaagaagaagaagaagaagaagaagaagaagaagaagaagaagaaaaagaaagcgtaATATCTCATGATGATTACAATGAACTAGACTGCAATAAATTTGTGGTAGTGGAAATAACAAATTAGTTTCACTaaaaatttcttcttcaataaaaataattagaTAAGAATAAGTTGTTACTGTAACTGATCattaataagaaaataatatcagagaaacaattttttttatgtctaACAATTCAAAGTCAATAAATTCCTCCCTATTTTCCATACTTCTctgtcagggttgtcactaagatttcaagttgccaggtaaatacaacaagtaggcgggaaatcaaacagctagggatttcttttggttctatttttcttttgttttcctttgaaagtagccaAGGGCCATGTTCgtagtagccgggggaaatccccagctcccgcctcttaatgacacCCCTGCTCTGTCTGTTTACCGGTATTTGTCACCAAGTCTCATCATGTCAACAAACCAAACTAATGTGGTATTAACTCTGTTCAAAGCAGAGATTGGTGAGCTGAGATCAGTAAATGACATCAGCTCACCAGTCCCTGGCTTTTGAGAGTTTTATATATTGCTTCCTGCATGTACTTCTCCATTATTGTGAACGCGAGTGTGCCTGTAACAGTGGGTGTCACtataataattatgattatgTTGCCACGTTACACATGTTCCATCAATATTCAAGTTAAATTATCTTCAATTAATCCAACTTCCTGGCATTTTTAGCACATCAGATATTTCAGGAAGTTGGTAgcttttattcatttaatattattaattttcttcctgATAAATTACACTGTTATTGTTGACATCCCATTCCATAGTCCCAATTGAATAACtccaaatttaaatattaaaaaagaactgtaatcaatgctcaacaaaaaaaaatggtgggggggggggagtgaaATGACTTTAATGCTTGtgcatgctagctacagcttgcccaaatggcaagctgtaaaactgaccttTGCATCCTGTAAGATGGTTGACAAGCTAGCACAAAAATATTTGTTAGGTAACCACTGATATCTATTAAGACAGGTGTACATTTACACTTACAGTACACCTTACAAGGGTGGAGATGGGTGTCAAAAAGAGTATAtatgttagtaaaatccaactagtggtctattatcaatgctgcattctgattggttaagctactactaggctatatgttatagcccactagtagggAAAAGCGcaggctttttggcggcaaaaaaggattaaattctagctttaacccatttgcccctgaacCGCCTGTACCCGCCCGTGCAGATCCACGTCCTTTtttaccctttgtgacgtcatcagttttaacggttaAGGACAACTTTGTTCGccaacttgtgcagagtgaagagatctttcaaaccataccagaatgagcacaattcagtcaaggacaccggagaaagaagcaaaaaaccacgtgacattgacctgaaaatcctcatgaaaatcttgttccattacccacctacctttcctttcacctaatcctaagatcctaaaagctttcctaaaaactcttcccacttAAATGAAGCCTACTgaatgcccagcaagaaaaaaaaaaatgaggcaagaaaagcgaaaaagaggggaggagagaaaccgaaaagtaaaagtcaagactgccgtgtcacttttaaacccaaaaactatcttgaaattttgctttctgtgcatgcccgaacttcgcaagctgatattttgcatctggaacaGAAGGCCGCAAAGTGTACAACcagtaaaccggtttgtggtaagttttagctctttatagcacgacagtgacctgaaaaccactcgactagcttaaAAACACGtctttcggcaaaatctcctggggcgaatgggttaactagctaatttttttttattcttgatatttttgaccaactagttggattttactaaaacagtctattattcctctcacccttatggcctctgagtcaatagcccatgaggccgactgactcagagcccattcgggctcgaggaataattattaattggATCTCGCCACAATGGCCACTTTGGGGACAGATGatagtggccattgtagagaggtctACAAAAAAGTCAATGTATAGACGTGGCCGTTGAAGAGAGGCAGCctttgtggagaggtggccattagtggaggtttgactgtattcaaTATTCACCTGTAGAATCTTCCTTTTAACTGTCAGCAACTATTTTCAGTCTACAAGTACCCAATTTTAATCCAAAGCTAGAGGCTCATAACAGTAAATAAATCAGGGTGTAAGCACTTACTTTCTGGGACACAAACAAGCAAAATCACCGAGTCCAAACTTCATGTACCCTGGCATGTGTCTTGTAACCTGGAAGAAAGGAAGCTGGCCCTGTTTGGCCCacctacaaaaagaaaacacaaatattttgtaaaaatatgGCTACGACAATTGACCCATACACTGCTAAAAACTTTAGACTCTACCATGGAAAAGATTGACTAACAAGAAAATGAGTCTGTGCTGTAGACACTTGtgccaacaaaagaaaaaattcaccaaaaacttcaaatttctttttgtattaTTCTAACAAATAAATAGTATTATGCAAAACTTctaccaaagaggtttcatttgaatggtaacaccatagaatTTAAGCATAGATTTTTAAGGAGTGACAAATAAGCTTGGTCATAACTTGGTGTACGAGTGGAAGAGCTAAGGTTCTATCATGTAAGCAGATAATAAATTGGGTTACAAGTACATAGCCACATGCAAGGTACCGGGGGTATAAACCATTCCATGTTGAATTGGACTCATTGGTCAAGATGCACTCTTTTGCAAATGCTATGACAGTTGAAAGTACATGTACcttaatacaaaataaaactgtTACTAAGAAGACCTTTTTTCAACATGAGATTTTTAAGTATCACCAACTCTCTTTTGTTTTAGTTACTCTTGACCAGCTATTATTTTGGAGTCATAATGCATTTTGGCtaaaaaggaaacaacaaagAATTTATTGTGAGTAAACCCAAGGTCAATGGTAACTTGATGTAAGATGGTCCCACCACCTCATTCATGTTGCCTTACTAGTTGCCTAGTTAAGTTTCCTCTGTGAATATTCTGTACAAACCTCATTAAATCGCTCAGAAACACTGGTTCATTGATCCACAGTAAGCCAAGGTAGCAGAAAGCCAGAGTAAATTTGAGAGAAACATGGCCATTACGCACTCTATTTGATTGTTTATTTGACCGACGAACATGTGATTGCTTTTGCTGTTTAACTGTGATTGAACCAACAAATTCATCTCCACTACTCTCTAAGCTGTCGTCATTTGAAAGAACTTCTTCATCCTGTTCTCTGGTGTCACCTGGACAGACTGTAGATTTGGCAGCTTCATCAACATCATCTTTCAATGGAACCTTAGAAGGGTCATCATCTatgtgaaaataaattattgttcagATCATTGAAAACTGACCCATataaaaatgttgctgttgcttttttaattgtaaataCAGTCAAAGGCTACATGTACCTCTTGATGACAGACACATATCACCCAGTACTAGCTGGGCCCATGTGATCTTAGGTTCAACACTGGGTCGATTCCAAGAAATGCTACTTTAAATTGTCAAAATTCCTAGCTTACACACAA
This window encodes:
- the LOC140933787 gene encoding TATA box-binding protein-associated factor RNA polymerase I subunit B-like isoform X2, which produces MYEAYQHIIKVQVEYLIRIGVDPALKDVVFKLWYKYLQVTGNAFTGSPGGQISTKAAVFYCRDAELLGKNKRKRGQQKNDGENDNVDDDELELCSHFSDEEFYEDDDPSKVPLKDDVDEAAKSTVCPGDTREQDEEVLSNDDSLESSGDEFVGSITVKQQKQSHVRRSNKQSNRVRNGHVSLKFTLAFCYLGLLWINEPVFLSDLMRWAKQGQLPFFQVTRHMPGYMKFGLGDFACLCPRKIPLLKNILQIAAQIAKLLQLPQFPEQKWFTYTARYITDLHLPGFLHGIVRSLMEKVKIKGTIYPATHTGRQSCIPNFEAGAMAFIVLAMKLCYGIDDKTERKQEASAEPVLSSSENEYCETVPLFTDWLKSWKSCEAKKMENGIPWTDEQFKLVRNPTAYASFCRSDIFGSWEPTDKVYTGTQQKNFRVNRTTNEESQDRYAQLFKSLMSREKEQEFSNLTTPQVTSFPCTCTHGNGDTCSHEAAGSKEHCFARLRSRGVSQVTLLEDEHDSKYICYLLNKNNQTTFHSSYETLLNILADRIGMKPVDIQVKVSELENALFFSKPLRSGWL
- the LOC140933787 gene encoding TATA box-binding protein-associated factor RNA polymerase I subunit B-like isoform X1, whose protein sequence is MPVCVLCESETFDSIDGLYFCQSCGTQSQDIRDEDVGDGGEVPHAHLQVSKKGKRGAKRQFFPDKGKPWFMYEAYQHIIKVQVEYLIRIGVDPALKDVVFKLWYKYLQVTGNAFTGSPGGQISTKAAVFYCRDAELLGKNKRKRGQQKNDGENDNVDDDELELCSHFSDEEFYEDDDPSKVPLKDDVDEAAKSTVCPGDTREQDEEVLSNDDSLESSGDEFVGSITVKQQKQSHVRRSNKQSNRVRNGHVSLKFTLAFCYLGLLWINEPVFLSDLMRWAKQGQLPFFQVTRHMPGYMKFGLGDFACLCPRKIPLLKNILQIAAQIAKLLQLPQFPEQKWFTYTARYITDLHLPGFLHGIVRSLMEKVKIKGTIYPATHTGRQSCIPNFEAGAMAFIVLAMKLCYGIDDKTERKQEASAEPVLSSSENEYCETVPLFTDWLKSWKSCEAKKMENGIPWTDEQFKLVRNPTAYASFCRSDIFGSWEPTDKVYTGTQQKNFRVNRTTNEESQDRYAQLFKSLMSREKEQEFSNLTTPQVTSFPCTCTHGNGDTCSHEAAGSKEHCFARLRSRGVSQVTLLEDEHDSKYICYLLNKNNQTTFHSSYETLLNILADRIGMKPVDIQVKVSELENALFFSKPLRSGWL